From a region of the Basfia succiniciproducens genome:
- a CDS encoding multicopper oxidase domain-containing protein — MENYSRRRLFKKTLIATALVATPAPLLAASRQPLVIPPLLESRRGRPVILSTESTQTALIDGKLVEVWGFNGRYLGPTVRVKQGDFVKLNYRNNLTQLVALNIQGLQTSGELLGSIGHSLKPGEGWAPIVPITQSAGTCYYHSCTLASSAYQNYRGLVGMWIIDDDESRKANLPNKYGVNDIPLILQDQRINSAGTQLFQQNEPHFYGERLFVNGQEAPYLNIPRGWVRLRILNASLSRGYDLRMDDERDVLIIAQDQGFLPQSKTVKQFFVGPGERVEILVDLNEGENVSLIVGTKRGLLDKAKLLFNSNGELADNTVLELRPEGLLSVFNGKPSFQFSEAAVLPTQIKQERSFHLDATNGMINQKRFDPRRIDVNAKQGSVERWTISSSIPTGFRIQGARFVIESIDDKATDAAELVWKDTVWINGKVRILVKFDNLSSNTQPFIFGSSDLMQADKGAIGLIVVQ; from the coding sequence ATGGAAAATTATTCGCGCCGCCGACTTTTCAAAAAAACCCTGATTGCCACCGCACTTGTGGCGACGCCGGCGCCTTTGCTGGCGGCAAGTCGGCAACCGTTGGTTATTCCGCCGCTACTTGAAAGCCGTCGCGGTCGTCCCGTTATTTTGAGTACGGAAAGTACGCAAACGGCGCTGATTGACGGTAAATTAGTGGAAGTGTGGGGATTTAACGGACGTTATCTCGGCCCGACGGTGCGCGTCAAACAAGGCGATTTCGTTAAATTGAACTATCGTAACAATTTAACTCAATTAGTGGCGCTGAATATTCAGGGCTTGCAAACTTCCGGCGAGTTATTGGGAAGTATCGGACACAGTTTAAAACCCGGCGAAGGTTGGGCGCCTATTGTGCCGATTACGCAATCCGCCGGTACTTGCTATTATCATTCCTGTACTTTGGCAAGTTCCGCTTATCAGAATTACCGCGGTTTGGTGGGGATGTGGATTATTGATGACGATGAAAGCCGTAAAGCGAATTTGCCGAATAAATACGGCGTGAACGATATTCCGTTGATTTTACAGGACCAGCGTATTAATAGCGCCGGCACTCAATTATTTCAGCAAAACGAACCGCACTTTTACGGCGAGCGCTTATTTGTTAACGGGCAGGAAGCGCCTTATCTCAATATTCCCCGGGGCTGGGTACGTTTGCGCATATTAAATGCTTCGCTTTCCCGCGGCTACGATTTACGTATGGATGATGAGCGTGACGTTTTAATTATTGCGCAGGATCAGGGTTTTTTGCCGCAAAGTAAAACGGTGAAGCAATTTTTTGTCGGCCCGGGCGAGCGTGTTGAAATCCTGGTGGATCTCAATGAGGGTGAAAACGTTTCTCTTATTGTCGGCACAAAACGGGGATTACTGGACAAAGCAAAATTATTATTTAATTCCAACGGTGAGCTGGCGGATAACACGGTGCTGGAATTGCGTCCTGAAGGTTTGCTTTCCGTCTTTAACGGCAAGCCGAGTTTCCAATTCAGCGAAGCCGCCGTTTTACCGACACAAATTAAGCAGGAACGTTCATTCCATCTGGATGCTACGAACGGCATGATTAATCAAAAACGTTTTGATCCCCGCCGTATTGACGTAAATGCAAAGCAAGGTTCGGTGGAACGCTGGACGATTAGCAGTTCAATACCGACGGGATTCCGCATTCAGGGCGCCCGTTTTGTGATCGAAAGTATCGACGATAAAGCCACGGATGCCGCCGAATTAGTGTGGAAAGATACGGTTTGGATAAACGGTAAAGTACGGATTTTAGTGAAATTCGATAATCTGTCATCAAACACACAACCCTTTATTTTCGGCAGTTCGGATTTAATGCAGGCGGATAAAGGTGCAATCGGATTGATTGTGGTGCAATAA
- a CDS encoding 1-acylglycerol-3-phosphate O-acyltransferase, with amino-acid sequence MLKLIRIILVAICCVLICVLGTIFSLIRFRHPSNVGVMARWFGRLYPLFGLRVEHRFPDNVDQNVPAIYIGNHQNNYDMVTISYMVRPRTVSVGKKSLIWVPFFGILYWATGNIFLDRDNKNKAHNTMTELARRIQQDNISIWMFPEGTRSRGRGLLPFKTGAFHAAISAGVPIIPVVCSTTHKKIDLNRWNNGKVICEIMQPIDTQSYSKENVRELASHCHDLMKKRIAELDAEVAQVGK; translated from the coding sequence ATGTTGAAATTAATTCGAATTATTCTTGTGGCTATCTGTTGCGTTTTAATTTGCGTATTAGGCACGATTTTCTCTTTAATCCGTTTTAGACACCCGAGTAATGTAGGCGTAATGGCGCGTTGGTTCGGGCGTTTATACCCTTTGTTCGGTTTGCGGGTCGAACATCGTTTCCCGGATAATGTGGATCAGAATGTGCCGGCAATTTATATCGGTAACCATCAAAATAATTACGATATGGTGACGATTTCCTACATGGTACGCCCGCGTACGGTAAGTGTGGGTAAGAAAAGCCTGATTTGGGTGCCGTTTTTCGGTATTTTATATTGGGCGACGGGGAATATTTTTCTGGATCGCGACAATAAAAATAAAGCTCATAACACAATGACGGAATTAGCGCGTCGAATTCAGCAGGATAATATTTCAATTTGGATGTTCCCCGAAGGTACTCGCAGCCGCGGTCGCGGTTTGTTGCCGTTTAAAACCGGCGCCTTTCATGCGGCGATTTCCGCCGGCGTGCCGATTATTCCGGTAGTTTGTTCGACAACCCATAAGAAAATTGATTTAAACCGTTGGAATAACGGCAAGGTAATTTGTGAAATTATGCAACCTATTGATACGCAAAGTTACAGCAAAGAAAATGTGCGCGAACTGGCGTCTCATTGCCATGATTTGATGAAAAAACGTATTGCGGAGCTGGATGCGGAAGTCGCCCAAGTAGGAAAGTAA
- a CDS encoding DUF554 domain-containing protein, translated as MIIGPFINAGAIVFGGLIGAALGGRVPERLRTNLTMLFGLCSMCMGIVMIAKVAQMPAMILALLLGTILGELILLEQGINKLASKTKTIVEKILPNNQKKGVSHEEFLQKFVGIVILFSFSGTGIFGSMNEGLTGDSSILIVKAFLDFFTAIIFGTTLGSTIATAAIPQTVLQIALAYSAVLIIPLITPEMRADFAAAGGMLMVATGFRICGILHFQVANMLPALFIIMPISAIWLQMMG; from the coding sequence ATGATTATCGGACCATTTATTAATGCCGGCGCCATTGTTTTCGGCGGGCTTATCGGTGCCGCTCTCGGCGGTCGAGTGCCGGAACGTCTTCGAACCAATCTTACCATGCTATTCGGGCTTTGTTCCATGTGTATGGGCATCGTTATGATAGCCAAAGTCGCTCAAATGCCGGCGATGATCCTTGCCTTGCTATTGGGTACCATATTAGGCGAATTAATTCTATTGGAACAAGGTATTAATAAATTAGCCTCAAAAACCAAAACCATTGTTGAAAAAATCTTACCGAATAATCAAAAAAAAGGTGTATCCCATGAAGAATTCCTGCAAAAATTCGTCGGTATCGTAATTTTATTTTCCTTTAGCGGAACAGGGATTTTCGGTTCAATGAACGAGGGATTGACCGGCGATTCAAGTATTCTTATTGTTAAAGCGTTTCTGGATTTCTTTACCGCCATAATCTTTGGCACGACACTGGGTTCCACTATTGCTACCGCCGCAATTCCGCAGACTGTTTTACAAATAGCGCTGGCTTATAGCGCCGTGTTAATTATCCCCTTAATCACGCCCGAGATGCGCGCGGATTTTGCCGCCGCAGGCGGTATGTTAATGGTGGCTACGGGCTTTCGCATTTGCGGGATTTTACACTTCCAAGTGGCTAATATGCTGCCCGCTCTCTTTATTATTATGCCGATCTCCGCAATCTGGTTGCAGATGATGGGCTAA